Below is a genomic region from Prolixibacteraceae bacterium.
AAGGTGGAAAGGACTTGGTTTGAAGATCGTTATAATAAGAGTATAGGAAGTAATTTCTTTCAACAAGATATCTTGCCGTGGTTCAACCGTATAGGAGGAGGGGTGTTATATCGCTTTTCTCAATACTTTGAGACCCATGCAGGAAGGCAAGAACCAAAAGTCATGCTTCGAATGCAAGCTATGATGCCTGATGGCGCTACGCTCGACCAGATGAATAATTCTTTTCTAAAGATCGAGAGAAGGTTATCTCAATATAGTGAGATTGATCGATTTGTAAGTCATATCTATAGCGCAAATTATGGCTTCATGGAAATACATTTCAAAGAAGAGGAGCAGAGTGGGGCTTTCCCTATGTTCTTGAAGAGTGAATTGATCCAAATAGCCACAGAAACGGGAAGTTTGGATGCCCGAATCTATGGGGTGGATCCTCAGGGGTTTAATAACCATATCTCGGAACGAAACTTAAATCAATCCATCTCCCTAGTGGGAACGAGCTATCCTGTACTGATGAAGATTGGTAACAACATAAAAAAAGAACTTCAAAAAAGTATTCGTGTGAAAGAGGTGGTTGTTCATGCGAATAAACAGAGAATTAGGGATAAGAAATTTGAGTATGTGGTAGATGTCGATCTGAAGAAACTGGCCAAATATCAATTGACCTTAGGAGAGTTATACTATCTCTTAAGCCAGCACAATTGGGCGATACAAAACCTACCTCCTGTAGGAAATGGTGATTCCTTCCGTTCGATGGTTTTAAGACCTAAACTCGTAGAAGCAGTACCCATATGGGATATCCAAAATATGCTATTAGATGGGATCTTTAAAAAAGGGGTTCGTTTAAAAGATGTGGCTAGAGTTCGTAAAGAGTTTACTTCGGGAAGTATAGAGAAGAGAAATCAGGAGTATGTGATGCGTGTAGACTACGAATTTATCGGAGATCGTAGTTTTAGTGAGATGTACAGAGAAAAAATTGTTGATGAAATTAGTGAGCAGCTCCCAACAGGTTATCGAGTCGAAGAGAGTTCCAATAGAAGATGGAGGTGGAATGCCAAAGATAAGAAGCAGTATGGATTACTTTTCTTGGTGGCTGTGATCATCTATTTTATATGTGCGGTTCTTTTGGAGTCATTGATTCAACCGTTAGTGATTATCACCATGATACCACTCTCTTTCATTGGGATCTTCTCCATTTTTACCATTACGGAATATCCTTTTAATCAAGGGGGCTATGCTTCGATGATTCTTCTGTCTGGAATCACAGTCAATACTGCACTGTTCATTGTGTATGACTTCAACCATCTTCGAGATAGTTCAAACCGTAATGCACTAGATAGTTATTTGCATGCTTTTCATAAGAAAGTAATTCCAATCCTATTGACCGTAGTATCGACAGTCTTGGGGATGGTTCCATTCTTGATAGATAGTCAAGATAAGGGGTTTTGGTTCGCATTAGCTCTAGGAGCGATGGGGGGGCTATTGTTTAGTTTGATTGCAGTGTTTGTAAGCCTGCCAATATTTATGAATGTAGGTAAAAAAGAGAAAGCGTAAAAACGAGATATTATGGTGAATTTTTTAATACGTAGACCCATCGCAGTAATTATGTCGTTTATTGCGATTCTGATGTTGGGGTTGGTAACTTCTCAGAAGCTACCTATCTCATTGATTCCCGATGTAGATATACCTGTTATTACCATTCAGTTGAATGGGAAAAATAAGACAGCCCTAGAGCTAGAGAATGAGGTGGTTCGTCGATTTAGAAGTAGGCTCAATCAGTTGCCTTATTTGGAAAGCCTGCAAAGTGAAACCAGAGATGGTATCGCTTCGATAGTATTGCGTTTTTCATATGGTAGAGACCTTAACTATGCCTTTATCGATGTCAATGAAAAGGTGGATATGGTGATGCGCAATATGCCTAAGGATTTTGAACGTCCTGCTATAATGAAGGCTTCTTCTACCGATCTTCCAGCTTTCTATTTGAATGCTTCATTGAAGAAAAACGTAGAGAGTAAAACGGATCATTTAGATTTAAGCGAGACGGTTTCCAATGTGATACGAAAGAAAATAGAACAGCTACCAGAAGTTGCAATGGTAGATATGACAGGAAGAATGTTTCCTGAGATATCTATTACTCCAGATGCCCAAAAGATGAAATCATTGGGATTAAGAACAGAGCAGCTAACTAGAGTGATAAACGAACACAATAGAGGCTTTGGCTCTATACAGGTGAAAGATGGTCAGTATCAATATAACATCCATTTATCTAACGGTTTACATCAATTAGAGGATGTGAAAAGTATCTACTTGAACGTCAATCAACATCTATTGCAACTAAAAGATATTGCAACAGTAGAGATGAGGGCTCAAAGTCGTAGTGGACTGTTTATGACCAACGGAGAGGAAGGTATCTCCATGGCGATAGTAAAACAGGCCGATGCACGTATGGAGGATATGTCTAATAAGGTGAATGGCCTTTTGCGTCGTATCACGAAGGATTATCCTTTTATCGAGATCACCAAAGTAAGAGACCAGACAGGGATACTTAAATATGCCATGAGTAATCTGTTTCAGAGCTTATGGTGGGGAGGATTATTGGCATTCTTGGTGATGTTCTTATTCTTAAAAGATGGGCGTTCTCCTTGGCTTATAGGGGTGAGTGTGCCGATCTCATTGGTAATCTCTCTACTGCTATTCTATCTATTGGATATTTCTATCAATATCATATCGTTGTCTGGTCTTATTTTAGGGGTGGGGATGATGATCGATAACTCGATTATCGTGATTGATAATATCACCCAAAGGATCTCTATGGGAGACGATCTTATGGAGGCATGTGCTAATGGTACCCATGAGGTTATTCGTCCTCTTATATCGTCTGTATTGACGACCTGTGCTGTTTTTTTACCATTGATCTACCTCAGTGGGATATCTGGAGCGCTATTCTACGATCAAGCGATGGCAGTCACCATAGGATTAAGTTCTTCCTTAGTGGTATCGATTATTTTAATCCCTACCCTCTATCGGTTGATATGGATTAGAGGTCGAAAGAGACAGCAAGAGAAGAAGAATCGTTTTGCGATATTCTCTTCATCAGATGCTTATGAGAAAGGGTGGCATTGGGTCTTTAACCATAGAAAAGGGATGTTTGCTGCCTTCTTAATGCTTATCGGTTTTGCCTGTCTCTTTGTTTATATTTTGCCGAAAGAGCGATTCCCTGTATTAGATGAAAATGAGGTGTTGGTGAAACTAGATTGGAATGAGCGAATTAACCTAAGAGAGAATAGACATCGGGTCGTAGATCTACTGGATGATGTCAAACCGTATATTGAACATTCTGATAGTTATGTGGGAACGCAGCAGTTTCTTCATCATAACGACTTGGAGTTAGCCGAAAATGAGAGTGTGATCTATTTAAAGTTACGCCAAAGTATTGATAAGAGTGATTTTGAAGATAAGATACACAACTATTTTACCACTCGTTATCCTATTGCTCACTACGATATCTCTGTTCCTCCTTCTGGTTTTACACAGATGTTCGAAGGGAAAGAGGCTCCTTTTATTCTGAATTTAGAGCAGAAGAGACAGAAACAGCAAGTCGGTGTTGATAGTTTGAATCACTTCGTGGAATATCTTAATCATCAATATCCTTTTGGGTTGATCACCCCTTTTGCAAGTGAAACCTATGTAGAGATATGTGTGATTCCTGAACATCTAACACTATATAGAGTAGGGCAGGTGGCACTATTTAATAAATTAAAGACTGCACTAAAGAGTTTTAAGATAGAGGATCTACGAAGTAGCTCTGTATATATCCCTATTGTTATCAGTGGAAAGATGCACTCTATGGAACAGGTGCTTAGAGAGCTAAAGATTCGAAACCAAAAGAATGTTGATATTCCAGTCTCCTCTTTGGTGACATTGAAACAGAAGACAAATTTTAAGACCTATTTTGGCAATAGAAAGGGGCAGGTTTTTCCTATTAATTTTGAGTCAACAGGAGGCTATGATCAAACAGAACTAGAGCAACTATTGAAGAGAGAGGTTCGGGAGAAGCAAGATATGAACAGCTCTTTCGGGGGAAGTATTATAAAAGCGAAAGCCGTTCTTAAAGAACTTCTCATTGTACTACTTATCGCTTTATGCCTTCTTTACTTTATCCTTGCGGCACAATTTGAAAGTCTAACCCAACCTTTTATTGTACTTTTAGAGGTACCGATGGATATTGCTGGTGCTCTATTTATACTATGGGTTGGAGGTGAAACACTAAATCTGATGGCAATGATTGGAATTATTGTGATGTGTGGTATTATCATCAATGACTCGATATTGAAGATCGATACCATCAACCAATTGCGAAAACAAGGTAGAGGTCTGAAAGAGGCTATCGAAGAGGGAGGTCACAGGCGGTTAAAACCAATATTAATGACCAGTATCACTACCATCTTAGCATTGGTGCCATTTCTAATTGGTGACGATATGGGTAGTGTCTTACAACGTCCATTGGCCTTGGTGATTATTGGAGGGATGACATTAGGAACCTTCGTAAGTCTCTATTTTGTTCCTTTGTGTTATTACTACCTAAACCGTAAATCTAACGACTAATTCTACAATTCATGAGAAATATAAAAGGAATTTGCATTCTAATTACAATGTTGTCGTCACTGATAGGCTATGGGCAACCAGAAGAGTTTACCTTAACATTGGATGGAGCTTGTCGGCTGGCAAAGAGTAACTCGTTGAGTGTTTTTATCAATAAGAATAACTTCCTGTCAAGCTATTGGGAATACCGAACTTATAAGGCAGACTTTTTGCCCGAATTATCATTGAAGTCAAACCTTATATCCTATAAGAATGCTAATAACCTCCGATATAATTCGGTAACCAAATCAGAGAGTTATGTGCACACACAAAATCTTAACTCAGATGTCTCTTTAAGTATTCGTCAGAATGTTGGACTTACTGGCGGGTCGATATTTCTAGAGAGCAGTTTAGATCGAAATCAAAACCTTGGAGATCAAGAGTATATTCAATATGCTTCGCGTCCATATCGAATTGGTTATTCACAAAAGTTATTTGGTTATAATAGGCTTAAATGGAGTAGGTTATTAGAACCAAAAAAATATGAGAAGGCCAAAAGAGAATATCTATCTAATCTAGAGAACGTATATATCACTACTTGTAATTACTTTTTTAATTATGCTCTGGCTGAAAAGAACCGTGGCAATGCAAAGTATAACTATGACCAGACAAATACCATGGTGCAGATAGCCCATAAGCGATTTAAGATTGGAACTATTGAGAAAGATGAACTACTACAATTAGAATTACAGCTGAATAATCAGTCTATTGCATTAAAAGAGTGGGAGGTGAGAGTGCGCAAGAGTAAAGTACAGTTTCTATCCTTTCTTAGATTGCCACAAGATACAGAGGTGAAAGTTTTGCTGCCAAGTGTTGATTCGATAAGAATTGAAGAGAGCGATGCCCTGACACAAGCAAGACGATCAAATGTCTTGATGATCCAAAATGAGTTGACGCTATTGAATGACCAATCCAATGTGGCTAGAGTTAAGTCGGAACATCGTTTTCAAGCCAATTTAAATCTATCGTATGGAATAAATAAAGTAGATGGTAGTTATGACT
It encodes:
- a CDS encoding TolC family protein: MRNIKGICILITMLSSLIGYGQPEEFTLTLDGACRLAKSNSLSVFINKNNFLSSYWEYRTYKADFLPELSLKSNLISYKNANNLRYNSVTKSESYVHTQNLNSDVSLSIRQNVGLTGGSIFLESSLDRNQNLGDQEYIQYASRPYRIGYSQKLFGYNRLKWSRLLEPKKYEKAKREYLSNLENVYITTCNYFFNYALAEKNRGNAKYNYDQTNTMVQIAHKRFKIGTIEKDELLQLELQLNNQSIALKEWEVRVRKSKVQFLSFLRLPQDTEVKVLLPSVDSIRIEESDALTQARRSNVLMIQNELTLLNDQSNVARVKSEHRFQANLNLSYGINKVDGSYDYKSKVPLNGSIPNVYQPKFDDYQDFGVSLKIPLLDWGRRRGRVEMAKSRQEVNRIKVEQSQIDFEQNVLTTVMEFNLQYDKVKASQRSQELAEDGYEVTTKRFRNGNIDVLQLNSAQRDRSSAMIKVIQSKYNYWKSYFTVRKLTLYDFKSDVELSEDFDELVKNL
- a CDS encoding efflux RND transporter permease subunit, which produces MVNFLIRRPIAVIMSFIAILMLGLVTSQKLPISLIPDVDIPVITIQLNGKNKTALELENEVVRRFRSRLNQLPYLESLQSETRDGIASIVLRFSYGRDLNYAFIDVNEKVDMVMRNMPKDFERPAIMKASSTDLPAFYLNASLKKNVESKTDHLDLSETVSNVIRKKIEQLPEVAMVDMTGRMFPEISITPDAQKMKSLGLRTEQLTRVINEHNRGFGSIQVKDGQYQYNIHLSNGLHQLEDVKSIYLNVNQHLLQLKDIATVEMRAQSRSGLFMTNGEEGISMAIVKQADARMEDMSNKVNGLLRRITKDYPFIEITKVRDQTGILKYAMSNLFQSLWWGGLLAFLVMFLFLKDGRSPWLIGVSVPISLVISLLLFYLLDISINIISLSGLILGVGMMIDNSIIVIDNITQRISMGDDLMEACANGTHEVIRPLISSVLTTCAVFLPLIYLSGISGALFYDQAMAVTIGLSSSLVVSIILIPTLYRLIWIRGRKRQQEKKNRFAIFSSSDAYEKGWHWVFNHRKGMFAAFLMLIGFACLFVYILPKERFPVLDENEVLVKLDWNERINLRENRHRVVDLLDDVKPYIEHSDSYVGTQQFLHHNDLELAENESVIYLKLRQSIDKSDFEDKIHNYFTTRYPIAHYDISVPPSGFTQMFEGKEAPFILNLEQKRQKQQVGVDSLNHFVEYLNHQYPFGLITPFASETYVEICVIPEHLTLYRVGQVALFNKLKTALKSFKIEDLRSSSVYIPIVISGKMHSMEQVLRELKIRNQKNVDIPVSSLVTLKQKTNFKTYFGNRKGQVFPINFESTGGYDQTELEQLLKREVREKQDMNSSFGGSIIKAKAVLKELLIVLLIALCLLYFILAAQFESLTQPFIVLLEVPMDIAGALFILWVGGETLNLMAMIGIIVMCGIIINDSILKIDTINQLRKQGRGLKEAIEEGGHRRLKPILMTSITTILALVPFLIGDDMGSVLQRPLALVIIGGMTLGTFVSLYFVPLCYYYLNRKSND